One window of the Nicotiana tabacum cultivar K326 chromosome 4, ASM71507v2, whole genome shotgun sequence genome contains the following:
- the LOC107814456 gene encoding double-stranded RNA-binding protein 4-like, protein MEFPQFPPIMYKNQLQEYTQKLAKPLRIYHTVNEGFTHAPKFRSTVLVDGSKYESMSTHPTKIQAEQAAAKLAYEYICKKIDATECSLLYREPLLCKSILYEFAIKKNLRRPIYNPVYEGPSSVFISCVSLGFRTYKGEVAGSKKMAEQLAARTAIESLLETDDGTLSQIIKSKDKFHPGIQPKKEAGTDEKILPNCSGNLQGQTYKCHPGIQIKNETGSAEKIMPKYSGNLQGQKASIEVKHIPTLMFKISRLI, encoded by the exons ATGGAGTTTCCTCAATTTCCTCCTA taatGTATAAGAATCAGCTACAAGAGTACACGCAAAAATTGGCCAAACCGCTCCGAATTTATCACACAGTTAATGAAGGTTTTACACATGCGCCTAAGTTCAGATCAACAGTCTTGGTTGATGGTTCCAAATACGAATCAATGTCAACTCATCCCACTAAGATACAAGCTGAGCAAGCAGCTGCAAAACTAGCTTATGAATACATTTGCAAAAAAATTGATGCTACAGAATGTTCACTTCTTTATAGG GAACCTCTGCTGTGCAAATCCATTCTATATGAATTTGCTATCAAGAAGAACCTGAGGAGGCCTATATATAACCCCGTATATGAAGGGCCAAGTTCAGTTTTTATTTCCTGTGTGTCTTTGGGATTTAGAACTTACAAAGGTGAGGTAGCTGGAAGTAAGAAAATGGCAGAGCAATTAGCTGCTCGAACCGCTATTGAATCACTCTTAG AAACTGATGATGGAACTCTTTCCCAAATCATTAAGTCCAAAGATAAGTTCCATCCCGGTATACAACCCAAAAAGGAAGCTGGCACTGATGAGAAAATCTTACCCAACTGCTCTG GTAATTTACAAGGCCAAACATATAAGTGTCATCCTGGTATACAAATAAAAAATGAAACTGGCTCTGCTGAGAAAATCATGCCTAAATACTCTG GAAATTTACAAGGCCAAAAAGCTAGCATTGAGGTAAAACACATACCCACCTTGAtgtttaaaatatcaagattGATCTAG
- the LOC107814457 gene encoding uncharacterized protein LOC107814457 → MAHHLIHRRATTSRQSVEFENNGLIPMVRDFKMRFRRLHSICSRSLLNEPASHLRAELPRRKSPKLPSCKPPAKAEKVSSSDIVQWNRTITQHMRQGECDSALRLFNSMPAKSYVSWNAMISGYLLNGRLDIAQQLFDEMPQRDLVSWNIMLSGYIKSKNFGAAKMLFNQMLVKDVVSWNALLSGYAQNGYIADAKRIFDMMPVKNEISWNGLLATYVQNGRIEEARKLFESKDNWPLVSWNCLLGGYLKKHLLAEARVLFDRMPVKDQVSWNTIISCHAQNDNLEEARKLFDESPIRDVFTWTSMLSGYVQNGMVDEARRIFDEMPEKNEVSWNAMIAGYVQSKRMDLAREFFEAMPCKNVSSWNTMITGYAQNGDIVSARSLFHCMPCRDCISWAAIIAGYAQSGNSEEALRMFVEMKRDGGRINRSAFTCALSTCADTAAFELGKQIHGLLVKAGYHTGCYVGNALLAMYCKCGSIDEPYDVFEEIEEKDVVSWNTMIVGYARHGFGKQALQLFKSMKEAGFKPDDVTMVGVLSACGHTGLIDKGMEYFYSMGRDYGITANPKHYTCMIDLLGRAGRLNDAQNLMKDMPCEPDAATWGALLGASRIHGNTELGEKAAEMIFSLEPWNAGMYVLLSNLYAASGRWRDVSKMRLKMRDTGVRKMPGYSWVELQNQIHLFSVGDTMHPDSKRIYAFLEELELLMKQEGYVSATKLVLHDVDEEEKAHMLKYHSEKLAVAFAILNVPSGRPIRVMKNLRVCGDCHTAIKIISKIVGRLIIIRDNNRFHHFSGGVCTCGDYW, encoded by the exons ATGGCCCATCATCTGATCCATAGACGTGCAACTACCTCCCGCCAAAGTGTAGAGTTTGAAAATAATGGTCTGATACCAATGGTGCGAGATTTCAAAATGCGTTTCAGAAGATTGCACAGCATTTGTTCGCGTTCACTACTAAACGAACCGGCGAGTCATCTCAGAGCAGAATTACCACGCAGAAAAAGTCCCAAGTTACCCAGCTGTAAACCACCGGCGAAGGCAGAAAAAGTCAGTAGCTCGGACATAGTGCAATGGAACAGGACCATCACCCAACACATGCGACAAGGAGAATGCGATTCCGCACTGCGCTTATTTAATTCCATGCCTGCCAAGTCCTATGTATCCTGGAATGCAATGATATCTGGTTACTTGTTGAACGGCAGATTGGACATCGCTCAGCAGTTGTTTGATGAAATGCCTCAAAGAGACTTGGTATCCTGGAACATTATGCTTAGTGGGTATATCAAGAGTAAGAATTTTGGGGCAGCTAAGATGTTGTTTAATCAAATGCTTGTTAAAGACGTAGTTTCGTGGAATGCGTTGCTTTCTGGGTATGCCCAGAATGGGTACATTGCTGATGCTAAAAGGATCTTTGACATGATGCCTGTGAAGAATGAAATATCGTGGAATGGACTTCTGGCTACGTATGTTCAGAATGGGAGGATTGAGGAGGCGAGGAAATTGTTTGAGTCAAAGGACAATTGGCCACTGGTTTCTTGGAATTGCTTGTTGGGCGGGTATTTGAAGAAGCATTTATTGGCTGAGGCAAGGGTGCTTTTTGATAGAATGCCTGTTAAGGATCAGGTCTCATGGAACACAATAATTTCTTGTCATGCCCAGAATGATAATTTGGAGGAAGCGAGGAAGTTGTTCGATGAGTCCCCTATTAGGGACGTGTTTACCTGGACTTCAATGCTTTCTGGTTATGTACAGAATGGGATGGTAGATGAGGCTAGGAGGATTTTTGATGAGATGCCAGAGAAAAATGAGGTCTCGTGGAATGCAATGATTGCAGGATATGTGCAGTCTAAGAGGATGGACTTGGCAAGGGAATTCTTTGAGGCAATGCCTTGTAAGAACGTTAGCTCTTGGAACACAATGATAACAGGTTATGCTCAAAATGGGGATATTGTGAGTGCCAGAAGTTTATTTCATTGTATGCCTTGTCGTGATTGCATCTCTTGGGCAGCAATTATTGCCGGATATGCTCAAAGTGGCAATAGTGAGGAGGCATTGCGCATGTTTGTGGAAATGAAGAGAGATGGCGGGAGGATAAATAGGTCCGCATTTACTTGCGCTTTGAGTACATGTGCTGACACTGCTGCTTTCGAGTTAGGAAAGCAAATACATGGACTGCTTGTCAAGGCTGGATATCACACTGGTTGCTACGTGGGAAATGCGCTCCTAGCAATGTATTGTAAGTGTGGAAGCATTGATGAGCCGTATGATGTGTTCGAGGAAATAGAGGAAAAAGATGTTGTCTCTTGGAATACAATGATCGTTGGTTATGCAAGGCATGGTTTTGGCAAACAAGCTCTTCAACTATTCAAATCAATGAAAGAAGCGGGTTTCAAACCTGATGATGTCACCATG GTTGGTGTATTGTCTGCTTGTGGCCATACTGGCCTGATTGACAAGGGCATGGAATACTTTTACTCAATGGGTCGCGATTATGGAATAACTGCAAACCCGAAACACTACACTTGCATGATTGACCTTCTGGGACGAGCTGGGCGCCTGAATGATGCTCAAAATCTAATGAAGGACATGCCTTGTGAACCAGATGCAGCAACTTGGGGTGCTCTCCTTGGGGCAAGTAGGATCCATGGAAATACTGAATTAGGAGAAAAGGCTGCTGAAATGATTTTCAGTTTAGAGCCTTGGAATGCAGGGATGTATGTCCTTCTCTCAAATTTATATGCAGCTTCTGGTAGATGGCGTGATGTTAGCAAGATGAGATTAAAAATGAGGGATACAGGTGTAAGGAAAATGCCTGGTTACAGCTGGGTTGAGTTGCAAAATCAGATTCATCTTTTTTCAGTTGGGGATACCATGCATCCAGACAGTAAAAGAATATATGCTTTCTTGGAAGAGTTAGAGTTACTAATGAAGCAGGAGGGTTATGTCTCTGCCACGAAATTGGTCTTGCATGATGTGGATGAAGAGGAGAAGGCACACATGCTCAAGTATCATAGCGAAAAATTAGCCGTTGCTTTTGCAATTCTAAACGTACCATCTGGGAGACCAATTCGTGTGATGAAAAATTTAAGGGTTTGTGGAGATTGTCATACTGCTATCAAGATCATATCAAAGATTGTGGGTAGATTGATAATCATTCGGGATAATAACCGTTTTCATCACTTCAGTGGAGGTGTTTGTACCTGTGGAGACTATTGGTAG